A genome region from Hippopotamus amphibius kiboko isolate mHipAmp2 chromosome 1, mHipAmp2.hap2, whole genome shotgun sequence includes the following:
- the PDLIM4 gene encoding PDZ and LIM domain protein 4 isoform X2, translating to MPHSVTLRGPSPWGFRLVGGRDFSVPLTISRVHAGSKAALAALCPGDLIQAINGESTELMTHLEAQNRIKGCHDHLTLSVSRPEGRSWPSTPEDSKAQAHRIHIDPEAQDGSPVTSRRPSATGLGPEDGRPGLGSPYQQSPRFPVPHNGSSSEATLLAQMGTLHVSPPHSTDPTRGLSRSRDCRVDLGSEVYRMLREPTEPTAAEPKQSGSFRYLQGMLEAGEGGVPSSRRGTNSTTPSASCAATAA from the exons ATGCCCCATTCTGTGACCCTGCGCGGCCCTTCGCCCTGGGGCTTCCGCCTGGTGGGCGGCCGAGACTTCAGCGTACCCCTCACCATCTCGCGG GTCCATGCTGGTAGCAAGGCTGCCCTGGCTGCCCTGTGCCCTGGAGATCTGATCCAGGCCATCAATGGTGAGAGCACAGAGCTCATGACACACCTGGAGGCGCAGAACCGCATCAAGGGCTGCCATGACCACCTCACACTCTCTGTGAGCAG GCCTGAAGGCAGGAGCTGGCCCAGTACCCCAGAGGACAGCAAGGCTCAGGCACACAGGATCCACATTGACCCCGAGGCCCAG GATGGCAGTCCAGTGACAAGCAGACGGCCCTCAGCCACCGGGCTTGGGCCAGAAGATGGCAGGCCAGGCCTGGGATCTCCTTACCAGCAGTCACCTCGCTTCCCAGTCCCTCACAATGGCAGCAGCAGTGAGGCTACTTTACTGGCCCAGATGGGCACCCTGCATGTGTCTCCACCTCACAG CACTGACCCAACCAGAGGCCTTTCCCGGAGCCGCGACTGCAGAGTCGACCTGGGCTCAGAGGTGTACAGGATGCTTCGGGAGCCCACCGAGCCCACGGCTGCGGAGCCCAAGCAGTCAGGCTCCTTTCGCTACTTGCAGGGCATGCTAGAGGCCGGCGAGGGCG GGGTACCATCGTCAAGGCGCGGGACAAACTCTACCACCCCGAGTGCTTCATGTGCAGCGACTGCGGCCTGA
- the PDLIM4 gene encoding PDZ and LIM domain protein 4 isoform X1 translates to MPHSVTLRGPSPWGFRLVGGRDFSVPLTISRVHAGSKAALAALCPGDLIQAINGESTELMTHLEAQNRIKGCHDHLTLSVSRPEGRSWPSTPEDSKAQAHRIHIDPEAQDGSPVTSRRPSATGLGPEDGRPGLGSPYQQSPRFPVPHNGSSSEATLLAQMGTLHVSPPHSTDPTRGLSRSRDCRVDLGSEVYRMLREPTEPTAAEPKQSGSFRYLQGMLEAGEGGERPGPSGPRNLKPAASKLGAPLSGLQGLPECTRCGHGIVGTIVKARDKLYHPECFMCSDCGLNLKQRGYFFLDERLYCESHAKARVKPPEGYDVVAVYPNAKVELV, encoded by the exons ATGCCCCATTCTGTGACCCTGCGCGGCCCTTCGCCCTGGGGCTTCCGCCTGGTGGGCGGCCGAGACTTCAGCGTACCCCTCACCATCTCGCGG GTCCATGCTGGTAGCAAGGCTGCCCTGGCTGCCCTGTGCCCTGGAGATCTGATCCAGGCCATCAATGGTGAGAGCACAGAGCTCATGACACACCTGGAGGCGCAGAACCGCATCAAGGGCTGCCATGACCACCTCACACTCTCTGTGAGCAG GCCTGAAGGCAGGAGCTGGCCCAGTACCCCAGAGGACAGCAAGGCTCAGGCACACAGGATCCACATTGACCCCGAGGCCCAG GATGGCAGTCCAGTGACAAGCAGACGGCCCTCAGCCACCGGGCTTGGGCCAGAAGATGGCAGGCCAGGCCTGGGATCTCCTTACCAGCAGTCACCTCGCTTCCCAGTCCCTCACAATGGCAGCAGCAGTGAGGCTACTTTACTGGCCCAGATGGGCACCCTGCATGTGTCTCCACCTCACAG CACTGACCCAACCAGAGGCCTTTCCCGGAGCCGCGACTGCAGAGTCGACCTGGGCTCAGAGGTGTACAGGATGCTTCGGGAGCCCACCGAGCCCACGGCTGCGGAGCCCAAGCAGTCAGGCTCCTTTCGCTACTTGCAGGGCATGCTAGAGGCCGGCGAGGGCG GGGAACGTCCCGGGCCTAGCGGCCCCCGGAACCTCAAGCCCGCGGCCAGCAAGCTAGGCGCTCCGCTGAGTGGCCTGCAGGGGCTGCCCGAGTGCACGCGCTGCGGCCACGGCATCGT GGGTACCATCGTCAAGGCGCGGGACAAACTCTACCACCCCGAGTGCTTCATGTGCAGCGACTGCGGCCTGAACCTTAAACAGCGCGGTTACTTCTTTCTGGACGAACGGCTCTACTGCGAAAGCCACGCCAAGGCGCGCGTCAAGCCGCCAGAGGGCTACGACGTGGTGGCGGTGTACCCCAATGCCAAGGTGGAACTCGTCTGA